ATACAGtctggtttcatttttttataaatatcgcTTTAGTGTTGCAATGTCCAAATTTCCTAAACATACTGTTACATGTAACAATTTACATTAATGATGTTTTCTTTGACCtatttaaataatgcaaaataaagacACTGTGCCGATTACAGTAAATTgcattaagtttttatttaaacatactgAAAAAGACCCAGGATTTTTGGAGACATGTAATATCCATCACAAGATATTTGTTTGGTTGCCATAGTTATTCTTTCAGGTCTTCTGTGATTTTAACAACAGTTTTTCCACGAGCGTGGCCGTGTTCCATTTTCTGAAAGGCCTCTGGCACCTGAGCAACTGAGAACACTTCTTCCAGCACAGGACGGATCTAAaacaaaaagttacaaattcaAAAATTTCTTAAATGAGCTGTTGAATTCAGCTTTTGTAAAAGATCTACTTCTCATTGTCACTTTTCATCTTGTCTACATTAGATGGTGCAGGTGAGCGTAGCGGTTTATTCACGGAAGTGGTGTTATtggtttaaacaaaaaattgctGGTTTGAGCCGTCAAACAACATTTTGCCCTTGAAAGGCTGCTCTGAGGGATCGTACCCGTAAAAAGTTAATGGAGTCACAACATGCATATCATGGAAACAAATTCTACTGGTCCTGGTTGTGTTGTGAAGAAGAGCTTGATGGCTTtgatattaacaaaataattatttaactaaaacaaaatatattaaatgaatgGATTAACCTCAAAGGTTAGTGGATAACACTAAAATAAACTTAGTGTAGCACattcaattattaaaaataataaactttcaACACAAGTTTCATTAGGTTCTGATGAAAATTCAACACATGAtcacattttaaagggatagttcacccaaaaatgcaaattctgtaaTGAATTACTCTATGGAGGACGAGAAATTACTTAAGTATGAatacataaatgaatatattattacacgcataaataaataaacccaTGCAGAAATGcaggaataaataattaaatacatgcataaataaacagttaaaaacatggatacatttataaataattaaataaataaatgcgtgaataaataaatttgtcaaaaaatataaactttgtaccatttttgtgtaatactacatctttttctgtatttctacaTTAATTGATCAATgtagaaatgtaaatataaatgtagaaatacagAAATGGTACAAaggtgatattttttatttatttacttaggcatatattgatttaattatttacacaTATATGCATGTACTTatctatttaattatttattcctgCATTTATGCatgggttttatttgtttatgcatttatgcatgtgttaatatattcatttatgtatTCTTAAGTAATTTCTCGTCCTCCatattactcaccctcaagttgttccaaacatgcatacatttctttgcttggttaaacacaaagaaagatatttggaagaatgttagcaactgtgATTTAAAAGGGAccatttgactaccatagtagaaagaaTTGTCgcattgttttttgttctgattcacacaaatgaaaatatttagaagatTTAGGAGAACACACAATTCTGGACAagctttgacaaccattttaatgtacattaaaatgttcacagtatatagccttctgtatatattgttcatagtacataccgattgtcatattttcatagtacatgcccaacgtaaattattttcctaatattgtattctgtatttattcacactgtatatatgcacttgctaattgcatttctggttagacctaaactacatttcgttacactgtacctgtatatgtgtaatgacaataaagttgaatctaatctaatctaatctaatggtagtcaatggtgccccggAAATCTCAGctgctaacatttttcaaaatatcttgctttattttgagtaattcatgacagaagtttcatatTTGGAAGAGATATATCTTCCAAAAACACAAACTCTTTAAGTCAACCAAACCAGATTACCGCACATACATGCACAATAGCACAGTGTTTCCAAGGAactaaaacctaaaaaaaataattatattgcGCTATGTGTCACTCACTCACTGTTATCACACTGTTGACTCTACACGCAACTTTTGCTACTAATTGTGTCTTCATAGAACGTCAAAAAGTCTTGTATCCGTATTATGTCTGAAATAAGATCCATTCTAATCACAtgcacttttttttaacatgattaaaaataaagcagATCTTCTGCAATTTGGACTGAGAGGAATTCAGTTCAGTCAAAAGTCAAATGAACTAGAAATATTTTTCAACGTCACCTATTATGTGAGAACATTTGTGAGATTGGTCATGTtcacacatttaaaactgtACTGGAGCACTTTACCTTTCCAGCGTCAACCATTTCACTGATGTCATCCAATGCAGGGCCACTTGGAGCAAAGAAACCCCAGCGATAATGCACTCCTTTCCTAAGGTgctgagaaagagaaagaaagcatTTTCACAAGCCTAATAATTGACTCGACCAAAGTCAAACTAGTTTCAAGCTCTAACACCTTCacttctttcattcattcatcagtCATTATCTGTAAATTCATTAATTGTTTGTTTCTATCATTACTTTACAGTATAGACTCGTGCCTTATACACTTTTCTAAACCGCAACCGATTTTGAACCAAACAAACATATGTATGGTAAACACAAAGGTTTGTGTGTGACTCTCATGTGAAAGAGCAGAGGTGAGGATTTCCTGCTGAACTTCAACCCAGCTACATTGTTCAGTCATCAAAGCAAACACGGCCAAAGTGCATATTATTTCAAAAAGCTGCCGAATACCCTCAAGAATCCTTAATGACATCTTACTCGATCGTGTTTTCTGCCATTTCACATGCAGGATATGAGTGTGTATATagttaaagtgtatttttatttgtatatttacgGTACGTAaattaaaaccaatgcaatgcaaaataaGACATGTGGGAAATGTGTTATTAATCATCTTTACAGATTAGAGAACTGAAACCCAATTCAGACAAACCTGAGTAAACCTGCAGCAGAATCTGGTtacagtttttgtgttttgtgagcATAAATAAACTCTTCCGTGTCATTGTCTTCCCCATTTTCATCTCCCCAGCGAGTCATTTCACAAGTGTGGTCTCTTATACTTAAAAAGGAGACAAGTCTGGTTTGGAGGCTGGGGATATTCTCTCTCACAGACACAAAGTTTCTTTTTCCAGAAACATCTTAAAAAGAAATGGGGTTTTTTTTGATAGGAAGACTTTCTGTGAAATGATTCATCCAAGCTGCTAACTAGCCCACACATACATCTCAAGACATCCGAATACTGACAAAAGATAAAAGCGTTGACTGTAATTGTTTAACATCGCTAGTTTGTAACCCACCCAAACTCATTCTAGCTGTTTCTTCAACAGCACATGGATTAGAGGTTCCTACCTTCAGCACTTTGCATGCTACGGTGACTCCGGTCTGCATCATCCCGTCTGCAAGGCCTAACCGGTCTGTGTTTTGCAGGAATGGTGTGACCAGGGTAACATATTTAGCTCCATTCCAGGGTTTCAAGAGATCCAGTGCCCATTTCTCTGTATCACCACCAATATTAtctaaaatcaaatcaaacctgaaagagcaagaaaaaaacatcacattttattCACAGCTCTTAAAAAgtggtcttaaagggacagttcacccaagaatgaaaactctggcattatttactcacatctaccccattgacttccattgaatggacacaaaaggcattttgggtgaactatccctttaagtgccAATTTATGTGAAAATAATATATCTAATCAATTTTATCACAAATTGGTTGAACACACTTTTGTAAATTCTGTAGTTGCTTTTCGACTGGTCCAGCAGTGTAGTCCACAACATCATCAGCACCCAGATCTCTCACCAGCCGCTCGGCATTCTGGGAACATGTTACAGTGACATGAGCGCCCCATGCCTTCACCATCTTTAGAGAGGTAAAAGATAGTGTTATATAAAGATGACTGCAAATTTGATTTCTTATTAgatgattaaaaaaactaaaaactatcTTGTTACTATCCTCACCTGTATAGCAAAGGTTCCCACCCCTCCTGATCCTCCAAGAATCAGAACACTGCATAAGAGACAGAAAAAGCCTCAGTTACACCTGCAATTTTCCCCTGAAGATGATCTACTCTACAAAATAACTGAGCGAACCCAAACTTGCCGTTTCTTTGCACTGTTGTCTTTGTTCAAGCCTCCTGTGTTGACGATGGCAGACCAGGCTGTGCAAGCCACGTATGGAACCGATGACGCTTCAACATGACTCAGAGTATTGGGCTTGTGAGACACCTGAATGACACATCATTTTTGTTAAGGTATCAATCTACAATACTGTACCcttcttaaatataaacattgtagATTTGTATGTCTACAAAATGTGAGACTGAATGTTACCTCATTGGCACTGAGCACTACAAACTCCGCCAGACTACCCTGCTTCCAGGGAGGGATGGCAGCCCACACCTGACACAAGAAGACACTTTAGCACATCACATTTACTCCAGGCTTTTCTACTATATGAACAATGATCATTTCATGCAATTTCCCACGATGCACTGCTTCACACCTGATCTCCTGGTTTAAAATACTTCACATCTAGCCCACATTCCATGATCTCCCCCGACACGTCACGCCCAAGGATGAGAGGAAACTCGCTGCCTGATTGGTTCATG
The sequence above is drawn from the Triplophysa dalaica isolate WHDGS20190420 chromosome 15, ASM1584641v1, whole genome shotgun sequence genome and encodes:
- the rtn4ip1 gene encoding reticulon-4-interacting protein 1 homolog, mitochondrial, producing MHLMCRRWLVSTLRARGGHFRGFNVTSSRNTVMTAWVIDKYGKNEVLRFTKNAPLPIVNYPNEVIVKVHAASLNPLDISMRGGYGAATMAMKRDPLNMNQSGSEFPLILGRDVSGEIMECGLDVKYFKPGDQVWAAIPPWKQGSLAEFVVLSANEVSHKPNTLSHVEASSVPYVACTAWSAIVNTGGLNKDNSAKKRVLILGGSGGVGTFAIQMVKAWGAHVTVTCSQNAERLVRDLGADDVVDYTAGPVEKQLQNLQKFDLILDNIGGDTEKWALDLLKPWNGAKYVTLVTPFLQNTDRLGLADGMMQTGVTVACKVLKHLRKGVHYRWGFFAPSGPALDDISEMVDAGKIRPVLEEVFSVAQVPEAFQKMEHGHARGKTVVKITEDLKE